The stretch of DNA CGTATGGTATTCAAATAATTCTCATCTCCTATACGCATCAGCCCGATGGTAAAATCTTCCTTGCGCACGGCAAGCTGAAAAGTGGAATCAATGGCTTCATAGCGCGAATCCAACGTACACAGGAAGGATTCATTTCTGCCCTCCACTTCAAACGAAAGCACCGAATCATTGGAAACAATAATCGGACGCACGTTCAAATTATGTGGTGCTACAGGAGTAATAACAAAATTTTCAGAGGAGGGAAAAATAATTGGCCCTCCGCAACTTAGGGAGTAACCTGTGGAGCCGGTGGGAGTAGCAATGATTAACCCGTCAGCCCAATATGAATTCAGCAGCTCTCCATTAATGAACGTGTGAATGGTAATCATAGAGGAGGTATCTCTTTTATGAATAGAAAACTCATTTAGCGCATAATTCACGCCTCCGAACAGCGGCTTGTTGGAATCCAGATGAATCAGGGTGCGCCTGTCAATTTTATAGGTTCTCTCCCGCAGGGCAGTTACCGCATCTTCAATGGCATCCTTACCCGTGCTGGCAAGAAAGCCCAACCTGCCCGTATTGATACCGAGAATGGGTATATTGGAGTTGCGTACCAGAGTGAGCGTATCCAGAATCGTCCCATCACCTCCAAGGCTTATTAAATAATCACAATTATTGCGAATATCTTCATGGGTACGGAAGACTGTTATCTTTCTATCCGGTGTGAGGAATTCCTTAAGCAGGTCATAATAATGCGCATACACCGTTAACTCAAAACCACTTGCTGATAGCAGTTTGAACAGTTTCTGAATTATCATGATATCCTCTGCCTGAATCAGACGACCATAGATAGCTACCTGCATGTCTTTTTCGTTTTAAGTCAGGTAAATATAAGGGATGTCGTAATAAGACGGAGAACACATGCCACACCGTTAAATCTTAATCACTTCCATCATCACGGGCCACTTAGGACGCAGGGTTATCAGCGGATCCAATCCCGGATGCTCATTATCTGTTTTACGGAAACTATATTCCTGTATGGTCATGGATACCGCCAGCAGCATTTCCATCATCGCAAAATTGTTTCCCACACATAGTCGGGGCCCTCCGCCAAAGGGGAAATAGGTAAAGCGCGGCCTGGTTTTCACTTTGTCTTTTTCAAAGCGAAGAGGATCAAATGTCTCCGGGTTGTCCCACCACTTCGGGTCGCGATGCACAATAAAGGCGGGCATAAGCAGATTGTATCCTGCAGGAATCAGGTATTCTCCCAGTCGGTCCTCTGTCAGGGCTTTACGGCCTATCGTCCATGCCGGGGGATAGAGACGCAGGGTTTCCTCTATCACCATGCGTGTGTATTCCAATTGTGTAAGATGCTCCACCCGGGGTGTTTTTCCGGCCAGCACCTGTCGGGCTTCCTGCCTGACCTTAGCTTCAATATCGGGATAAGCATGCAGGCAATACCATAGCCAGGTAAGCGCCAGAGCGGTTGTTTCATGACCGGCAAGAAAAATCGTAATAGCCTCATCCCGCAGCTGCCGGTCAGACATACGCTCACCGGTTTCTTCATCGGCTGTAGCCATGAGCATGCCCATTAAATCAAGCCTTTCGGTTGTGGTTCTGCGCCTCTGATGAATAATGCGCATGATGATGTGGTTAAGGGCCTTGATAGCCCTCCTTTCTCTGATATTCATCGGAGAGGGAAACCAGGGTGGAGGGCGGAATGGGTCGCGTATGCGGTCAATGGCCGATTCATTGGCGATATCCATATTCTCCCCCACCGCGGCAACAAGGTCTTTCACATCAGAGCTGAACAGGGCACGCGCCACAACATGGAGCGCCAGAGCCATCATTTCCTTTTGCATATTTACAGGTCCCTGATGGCGTTTTTTTTCCAGCTCATCCATCCATTCCCGGACGCAATCGGTCATTATGGAAAAAACAGAATACAATCTTTCGCGGCTGAAGGCTGGCTGTATAAGTCTGCGCTGCCTGCGCCAGAATTCTCCCTCACTGGTGAGCAAACCTTCACCCAGCAGCATTTTCAGCACTTCATAACCAAAACTCTTAACATAGTTGCGATTATTTTCCTGTAATACATAGCGGATGTAATCGGGATGATAAACAATCATTACTTTTTCAAAACGGGAGGTGATACGCATGATTCCGTCAAACTGCGGACATTGTTCCTGCAGAAAGGCGATGGTGTCGGTGGCTAAATGATAACCGCTGCCCAGCAGCCAGTGTTCTTTGGCGGGTGCAGGGGGCAAAGGTAATGTGGAGGTTGTCATGGATTTCCGGTTGTGAGAGAAGACTGCCGTTTTGCCCTGCGGATAAAGTATATGATGCCAGCCCCTCCGGCCATTATGTAAAGAATAGAAATAAACTCAGCCTGAGTCATTTCCATACCGAAAAAATTCAATGGGGTGTTCACCCGTATTTTTTCTATGAAAAATCGTTCCAGCCCCGCAAGAATAAAATAGCAGGAAATCATCAGGCCCGGAGTGGTTATTCTTTTTCTGACAGCCCACAGCAAAAAAAACAATATCAACGTAATTGTTGATTCATATATCGGAGTAGGGAACACGCCATGTGGAAGCACATAGCAGTGTGCTTCTGCACATCCCGGAATACGTACACCCTCATTGATAATGTTATGAGGATAGGTGAAAGACCAGAGCCTGTCAGGCAGCCAACCCAGCCAGTGGGGCTTAGAGAGGGTGTTCACAATCCCCCAGTCTCCATCACCGGCTACCTGGCAGCCCATGCGCCCAAAGGAATAAGCAAGAAACAGCCCCGGAGCTGCCCCATCGGCAATATGCACCGGATTCATTCCCCGCTTCCAGGCGTAGTAGCTCACGCAAATGGTACCCAGAATTAACCCGCCATATACAGTCAGCCCTCCAAAAAAAGACCCTAGGGGATCAGCAAGAAAGTCGCTGAGGTTGCCCGGGCTTTCAAAAAGATAAAAAAGCTTGGCCCCAACGATACCACTAACGGCTGCAACGATGGTCAGATCACCAACAGTTTCATGCGGATACACTTCAACGGTTTCCTTCTTGGGCTGAGGCAGCTTGTTTTTATTTTTTTCATAAAACTTTAAATATCCCAGAAGAAAGGCTCCTACCACTCCCCCTGCCCAGCTTCCCTGTGCCGACAGGAGAACCCTCTGCGGATTGACAGCAAATTCCGTATAATTCAATGCCACATAAATCAGTTTAAAGCCGAGCAGAAACCCCAGCAGGGCATTTAGCCCTATCTCAGCGGGCGAAGCAGGGTTTCCGATGATAACCGTTTTTTTGTAAGGCTTCAGCAGGCCCTGTTTTTCTTTTCGCCTCAATTCAAGCGACAGGATGTAGGCCGCGGCAAGAAATCCCAACGCCACAAAAAAACCATAGCTGAAAACTGGCAGGGGCACATCCACACCCGTGAGATCAAGTATCAAATCTGAAATAGTAGCATAGCAACGTGAAAACACTTTGTCTGGATTTTAACTTATCAGAGCTCGGATTTACTTTTTTTTAATTCCTGAAGAAAACGAGAGGCAAAAATGAAGTCATTCAGTTCAGGATCGGTGGTATGCAGAATCTCTTTGTTGCTACCCTCCCAGTGTTTTCTGCCCTGATACAGAAAAATCACTTTATCTCCGATGCCCATAACCGAGTTCATATCATGGGTATTCACCACGGTGGTGATGTTTAGCTCTTTAGTCAGATGCGAGATTAAATCATCAATGATTATAGCCGTCTTCGGGTCAAGGCCGGAGTTGGGTTCATCACAAAACAGATACTTTGGTTTCAGAATAATGGCTCTTGCTATACCTACCCTTTTTTTCATTCCCCCGCTTATTTCATCAGGATGTTTCTTTTGAGCTCCATCCAGATTTACCTGTTTGAGCACTTCATCCACACGCTTTTTCTTTTCTTTGGAAGTAAGATTGGTAAACATGTCCAGAGGGAAACGCACATTATCCTCCACAGTCATGGAATCAAAAAGGGCGTTGCCTTGAAAAAGCATGCCGAACTCCATCCGCATGGCTTTTTTTTCCTGCCGGTTCATAGTCACAAAATTTCTGCCGTCATAAAGTATCTGGCCGGTATCGGGTTGTAGCAATCCCACCATGCATTTCATGAGCACGGTCTTGCCAGAGCCGCTGCGACCGATGATCAGATTGGTTTTGCCGGGTTCACAAACAAGTGAAATATCCTTTAGCACCTGTTGGCCATTAAAGGATTTGCTCAGGTTTTTCACCTCTATCATAGTATCAGTGCCGCGATAATAAAGTTGGATATAATCAATACAATGCTGCTGAAAACCACAGCCCGCGTGCTGGCCTTGCCAATTTCCAGGGCTCCCCCGGAGACATAAAAACCCTGATAGCATGAAATGGAAGTAATGATAAAGGCAAAGGTGATTGTTTTAAGAAACATCACCTGTACATCCAGCGGATTCAATTCATCCTGCAATCCGCGCACGTACTCCGGCACCGAGTATAAGCCGATGGATATGCCGGCCAGCAGTCCTCCGATAATACCAAAAAACACCGAAAAAATGATGAGCAACGGAAACACAATAATGGCTGCAAGAATTTTTGGCCCGACCAGATATCCGTAAGTGTTCACACCCATGATTTCCAAAGCATCAATCTGCTCGGTGTTACGCATAGAGCCTAGTTCAGAAGCCAGATGGGAGCCCACTTTCCCTGCCAGCAGCAGACTGGAAAAAGTAGGCGCAAGCTCCAGTATCATAGAATTACGGACAATAAATCCAATCCACCAGGTGGGCACAAACGTATCCTGTAGTTGATAGGAGAACTGAACAGCCGTTACTGCTCCGATAAACAGGGACATAACAGAGATGATTCCCAGCGAGCCAACCCCAATCTGCGTCATCTGCCGCAGGAGCTCTTTCCAATACATTACAAATCTTTCCGGCCGCGCAAAGCAACGCCCCAGCATCATCAGATATCTTCCGAAATGATAAAAGAAAGGCATTTTTAAGGCCTTCAAAAATACCTGATTTTTTTAGTTATTTTGACCGGGTAAGATTTCTCTATTATGCATGTAGTAATTACGGGAGCAACCAAGGGTATCGGGCGTGCGGTGGCAGAAAAATTTGCCGAACAGGGAGCCCAGCTTATCGTTTGCGCCCGCAATAAAAACGATCTGGATAACCTGGCCCACCAACTTAAACACAAGTATGAGTGCAATATTTTGCCTGTGGCTTGTGATGTGTCGGAAAAAAAGCAGATTAAAGCTTTTGCCAGAAAAATTAAAAAAACATGGAAAAAGCTGGATGTGTTGGTCAATAATGCAGGTCTTTTTATTCCCGGACTGGTTACCGAAGAGCCCGATGGTATGATGGAAGAACTTATGCAGGTCAACTTTTTCAGTGCTTATTATTTAACCCGCGAGCTGCTGGAGCTTATGATACCTCACCGGACGGGACACATATTTAACATGTGTTCTGTTGCTGCCTTAAAAGCTTATCCCAACGGTGGCTCGTACTCCATTGCAAAACACGCTCTGCTGGGCTTTTCACGGGCTCTACGTGAGGAACTCAAAAAACATAACATACGGGTCACTACACTGCTGCCGGGAGCCACCTACACTTCTTCCTGGGAATCTTCTCAACTGCCGGAGAAGCGGTTCATGGATGCCCGCGATCTGGCGGAAATCATTTACAGCATTTATTCCCTTTCGGAGCGAACCGTTGTGGAGGACATTGTGCTCAGGCCTCTGCTGGGCGATATCTGACAATTACCGTTCTACGACATGCTGCTGTCTGCGATAGTGGCGATACCAGAGCAAAAAAATACTGCTGAATAGCAAATATGGCATCATAAGCAGATATAATATACCCTTATTAATGCCTGCAGCAGCGCGGCTGCCTTCCTTAAGTGACGACTCCACCGAAGCCTTGCACATCGGACACTGTGCAATAGCCGGCACGGCTAGCAACACCGCTATAATAACCAGTAAAAAAACAAGCTGTCTGATTTTCATATTCCCAGCGTAAAATTAATCCTAAGCTCCTTATCCCCGGCATCCGGAAATTGCACTACTCAGAACTCTCTTAATGGAGGACATCCTGTTGCTTCTTTCCAGGTTACTAATGCTGCAAATAAAGCCAGCTACTTGTTTTAATAGTTGCGCCCCTATTACAAAATGCACAACATCTGTGCACATAAAAATAGCCTCAGCACTATCTCCAGACACTATTCAAACACACCTAATAATAGGGACCCATAAGCAGATAAACAGCCACCCCTGTAACGGCAACATAAAGCCAGACCGGAAATGTCCACCGGGCAATCTTTTTATGTCTTGCATATTGTCCCATCAAAGCGCGTGAAACGGTTATCAACACAAAAGGCAAAATGGCCGCTGCCAATACAATATGACTTATCAGTATGAAAAAATACACCGGACGAATGAGACCTTCGCCACCAAAGCGGGTGGGCTCAGAAATGGCGTGATAGAAAACATAGGAAAGCAGAAAAACAACAGAGCATCCGATAGCTCCCAGCATACACATTTTATGCAAACGAATATTTTTTCTTTTGATAAAGAAAAAACCGGCTACCAGCAGCACGGTGGTCAGGCTGTTGAGAATGGCGTGGAACTGAGGAAAAAACCGAAGATTTATTCCCTCAACCGGAATCTTCACAAAAACCAGAGCCGTGACAATGACCGGCACAGCCACAGATATGGCAATAATCCATTTTTTATAGGCCCTTTCGCTCACCGGCTATGAAAATTATTTCTTTTTTGGTTTGCTTGATTCAATCTGATAAGCGAGATCCAGCAGCACGATATCTTTCATCAATTCCTTCACGCTGGCCGAATCCGTGCCATCATAATATCCCCGGATAAATCCCTCCTTATCCAGCAATATAAACCGCTCACTGTGAGCATAGGGATTAAGGGAATCTTCAGGAGTCTCCAGAGTAGGCACCTTATAAAAATCCTTTGCCAAGCTGTAAAGCTGAGCCTTTTCTCCGGTAACAAAGAGCCAAACTGAATCCACCGCGCCATAGGTAGCCGCATAATCCTGCAACACCTGCAGACTGTCATAATATGGATCTACGGTGTGAGACAGTAAGACAAATTCAGACTTCAGATTAGGCTGCTTTATTAAATAGTCTTGCACAGCTTTCATCTGGTTGCTCATTATGGGGCAAATGCCACGGCAACGGGTAAAGAAGAAGTCAGCCACAGCAATTTTTCCCAGCACCTGTTTTTCGGTAATGGTATCACCCGTATGAGCAAGCAATTGGAAAGGAGGAAGAGCCGTTGTGCTCAAATGAGGGAGCTCCTTGATGCGAACTCCGGTTTTCTGTTTCAGAACCTCAAAGTAAAGGAAAAAACTCAGGGGCAATAAGAGTATGAAAATAAACGCTAACGCCTTATTGCGGGATGAGTTAAGCATGGCGTTGTAAAACTAAGGCTTTTCATAGTGCAACCAATTAAAACCAGATACTGCGCAAATCCAGCCAGGCTTTCCCTTCCCATAAAAAGGCAATAATTGCCCACACAAGAAAAGCGGTGGGCAGCAATACGGTGAGCTGCAAAGCCCGGTTTTCATATTTCATGTGCATAAAAACTGCCACAATGTAAAATGCCTTAATCAGACTCATGACAATAAAAAACACATTCAAAATCATACGAGGCATGGAGTGAGGATATATTAATGCCCCTACAACCTCCACTACCGTAACTATGGCAAGAATAACGGTCACCCGCCATACACTACTGACGTGGTGTTTATACTCTTGTTCAGTCATCGTTTCACTCATTCCAGTAAGTTTTTATTGTGATTGTAATTCTTATTATACAGCAGCATATTAAAGCAGGTAAAAACACAAAAACACAAATACCCAAACCAAATCCACAAAGTGCCAATAGAGCCCGACCTTTTCTACCATCTCATAATGTCCTCTGCGGTCAAATACCCCCATCCATGCCTGAATAAAAACAATAATATTCAACAATACCCCCGTGGTAACGTGAAAGCCGTGGAATCCTGTAATGGTAAAAAACAAATGACCAAAAACCAGAGGCGCGGTATAGGTTTCACCGGTAGAATGATAGGTACCCGTCCAGGGAGTGGTCAGGGTCATACCTCCGTGTATGAGGTGTGTCCATTCCCAAGCCTGGCTTCCTAAGAAGGTAAGCCCCCCTAGTATGGTCAAGCCCAGCCAGAGCAACACACCCTTACGATTCATGCGCGCACCTTCCTGTACGGCACGCACCATGGTTACGCTGCTCATAATGAGGGTGAATGTCATAAAACTCACAAACATCAGAGGCAGGTAGGTATGCCCCATGAAGGGGAATGCCGAAAAAACTTCATTGGGATCTGGCCAGTCTGTATGACTAAACCGGATTGCTCCATAGGTTATCAGCAATGCACCGAAAGTAAAGGCGTCAGACAGCAGGAAATACCACATCATCATTTTGCCGTAGCTGACTTTAAAGGGCGAAACCCCGCCCCCCCAGAGGTCTTCCT from Chitinophagales bacterium encodes:
- the yozB gene encoding hypothetical protein, which translates into the protein MSERAYKKWIIAISVAVPVIVTALVFVKIPVEGINLRFFPQFHAILNSLTTVLLVAGFFFIKRKNIRLHKMCMLGAIGCSVVFLLSYVFYHAISEPTRFGGEGLIRPVYFFILISHIVLAAAILPFVLITVSRALMGQYARHKKIARWTFPVWLYVAVTGVAVYLLMGPYY
- a CDS encoding bb3-type cytochrome oxidase subunit IV yields the protein MNSQAIKQEDLWGGGVSPFKVSYGKMMMWYFLLSDAFTFGALLITYGAIRFSHTDWPDPNEVFSAFPFMGHTYLPLMFVSFMTFTLIMSSVTMVRAVQEGARMNRKGVLLWLGLTILGGLTFLGSQAWEWTHLIHGGMTLTTPWTGTYHSTGETYTAPLVFGHLFFTITGFHGFHVTTGVLLNIIVFIQAWMGVFDRRGHYEMVEKVGLYWHFVDLVWVFVFLCFYLL
- a CDS encoding oxidoreductase; its protein translation is MHVVITGATKGIGRAVAEKFAEQGAQLIVCARNKNDLDNLAHQLKHKYECNILPVACDVSEKKQIKAFARKIKKTWKKLDVLVNNAGLFIPGLVTEEPDGMMEELMQVNFFSAYYLTRELLELMIPHRTGHIFNMCSVAALKAYPNGGSYSIAKHALLGFSRALREELKKHNIRVTTLLPGATYTSSWESSQLPEKRFMDARDLAEIIYSIYSLSERTVVEDIVLRPLLGDI
- the nadK gene encoding NAD kinase, which gives rise to MQVAIYGRLIQAEDIMIIQKLFKLLSASGFELTVYAHYYDLLKEFLTPDRKITVFRTHEDIRNNCDYLISLGGDGTILDTLTLVRNSNIPILGINTGRLGFLASTGKDAIEDAVTALRERTYKIDRRTLIHLDSNKPLFGGVNYALNEFSIHKRDTSSMITIHTFINGELLNSYWADGLIIATPTGSTGYSLSCGGPIIFPSSENFVITPVAPHNLNVRPIIVSNDSVLSFEVEGRNESFLCTLDSRYEAIDSTFQLAVRKEDFTIGLMRIGDENYLNTIRNKLGWGADQRN
- a CDS encoding ABC transporter ATP-binding protein produces the protein MIEVKNLSKSFNGQQVLKDISLVCEPGKTNLIIGRSGSGKTVLMKCMVGLLQPDTGQILYDGRNFVTMNRQEKKAMRMEFGMLFQGNALFDSMTVEDNVRFPLDMFTNLTSKEKKKRVDEVLKQVNLDGAQKKHPDEISGGMKKRVGIARAIILKPKYLFCDEPNSGLDPKTAIIIDDLISHLTKELNITTVVNTHDMNSVMGIGDKVIFLYQGRKHWEGSNKEILHTTDPELNDFIFASRFLQELKKSKSEL
- a CDS encoding cytochrome P450; translated protein: MTTSTLPLPPAPAKEHWLLGSGYHLATDTIAFLQEQCPQFDGIMRITSRFEKVMIVYHPDYIRYVLQENNRNYVKSFGYEVLKMLLGEGLLTSEGEFWRRQRRLIQPAFSRERLYSVFSIMTDCVREWMDELEKKRHQGPVNMQKEMMALALHVVARALFSSDVKDLVAAVGENMDIANESAIDRIRDPFRPPPWFPSPMNIRERRAIKALNHIIMRIIHQRRRTTTERLDLMGMLMATADEETGERMSDRQLRDEAITIFLAGHETTALALTWLWYCLHAYPDIEAKVRQEARQVLAGKTPRVEHLTQLEYTRMVIEETLRLYPPAWTIGRKALTEDRLGEYLIPAGYNLLMPAFIVHRDPKWWDNPETFDPLRFEKDKVKTRPRFTYFPFGGGPRLCVGNNFAMMEMLLAVSMTIQEYSFRKTDNEHPGLDPLITLRPKWPVMMEVIKI
- a CDS encoding ABC transporter permease; this translates as MKALKMPFFYHFGRYLMMLGRCFARPERFVMYWKELLRQMTQIGVGSLGIISVMSLFIGAVTAVQFSYQLQDTFVPTWWIGFIVRNSMILELAPTFSSLLLAGKVGSHLASELGSMRNTEQIDALEIMGVNTYGYLVGPKILAAIIVFPLLIIFSVFFGIIGGLLAGISIGLYSVPEYVRGLQDELNPLDVQVMFLKTITFAFIITSISCYQGFYVSGGALEIGKASTRAVVFSSIVLIISNFIIAALIL